Proteins encoded together in one Candidatus Desulfatibia profunda window:
- a CDS encoding HigA family addiction module antidote protein → MVMHNPPHPGEVIRELCLEPLELSVTKAAEELGVSRKTLSALLNGRFGISPEMAIRLSMVFGGSTESWLIQQAQYDLWQAMQRADEIKVGFKVA, encoded by the coding sequence ATGGTTATGCACAATCCTCCGCATCCCGGTGAGGTAATCCGAGAGCTTTGTTTAGAGCCTTTAGAGCTTAGCGTTACCAAAGCTGCGGAGGAGCTTGGCGTATCGCGTAAAACGCTTTCAGCTCTGCTTAATGGACGTTTCGGAATTTCTCCGGAAATGGCGATCCGGCTTTCTATGGTCTTTGGTGGTAGCACCGAAAGCTGGTTGATCCAACAGGCGCAATATGATCTTTGGCAAGCCATGCAAAGGGCGGATGAAATCAAAGTAGGCTTTAAAGTAGCATAG